The Triticum urartu cultivar G1812 unplaced genomic scaffold, Tu2.1 TuUngrouped_contig_257, whole genome shotgun sequence genomic interval GCCCGGCCCGGGGAATGCGGTGACAGACTTGAagattccagaactcggcccaaggaccgagccagttggcctggggacttcatcagcCCAACAAGCGACTGttgactccagcccgccgcctcccagcccagccgccctcgtccaagtcgcaatTCTGATAGTCGacgaaatagcagcaccctcatgggcccagcccatcctcaaatttctggtgaacaaagagctaccaactgatgagacctcatctcggcaagtacaacgccgggcagcagcctataccataatcaacagagagctggtcaggcgcagcgtcactggtgtctaccagcgctgcgtagtgccagagcaaggccaggcaatcctcaaagacatccatcaaggcgaatgtggccaccatgcggcttcaagagcactcgtcgccaaagcttttcgacacggtttcttttggccgactgcctGCTTGGAaaaggccaaggagttggtccaaaaaatgcaaagggtgccagaagttcagctgcaagccgcaccagccggcttctgcgctcaagaccatccccattgcttggcccttcgcagtttggggtctagacatggtgggaccattcaaaacagcacgaggcagtctaactcacctacttgtcgtagtggacaagttcaccaagtgggtggaagtgaagccaatcaagaaactgaacggtccgactgccgtgaccttcatcaccgatatcacaattcgatacggcataccacacaacatcatcaccgacaacggtacaaatttttccaaaggtgccttggcccgattctgcgcaacacagggcatccgactggacctagcatccattgcccacccgcagtcaaacggccaagtggagcgagcaaacggcctcatcctgtccggcatcaagcctcggttgatcgagcctctggagcgctcggctggctgctggctcgacgagctgccagccgtcctctggagtctgcgcacgactccaaacaagtcaaccggcttcacgcccttcttcctcgtctacggtgccgaagtagtcatcccaacggacatagagttcgactccccacgagtcaccatgtacactgaggaggaagcagaagaagcacgacaagacgtcgtcgatttgctggaagagggccggctgttggcactcagccggtccagcatctaccagcaaagcctgcgccgataccacaacaggaaggtcaggccaagatctttccaagaaggcgaccttgtactccggctgatccagcgaacaggcggccagcacaagctgtcgccgccttgggaaggccctttcatcatcagcaaagtactaggcaacgactcctactacctgatcgacgctcagaagccacgagcacgcaagagagacgactccggcaaggagactgAGCGGCCATGGAACGCAAATCttcttcgaagattttacagttgatgcagtatgtaccatgctaccttttgtattaaaaataccaagacttcgggccccccgagatgagctcggggactgccctcttttgtctgtatgataaaaattatgcctataaatatgttactctttgtcatgccgcttggcaccgggctcgacaagtcggcccggggacttgccgccttgcactatgaaatgcttcctacagtcggacaagtagtgtgtaaacgccTAAGCCGTCTCCTGCCAGAAGCCGCGGCTCGcggagcgactgtacggtgggtagcagtaaggtagaatgggcattcgcatgaaaaatggctaaggacccaaagcataaaacatagctcaagacggcttccatgCCCTTCTCGCAAACTGATTCTCGAACAGTCGGATTGTCGttttctatccaacttgctcaaacaatcttgaaatcggctaagtacttgctttcccaaagtagcctagcactagatccagcaacagtctgcagagcggctgttcgattggcaaggcaggcaactaggAGAAAGCGGGAAAGGAAAACAGCCaaaaagaacaatgagcaagaaaagatagacatatatatatataacataggcccttggtcGAATTGTCAAgcagaggttcaaaatacaccccgcgggtggaattgtgcaaattaacaagttcctcaaaagactactgaagcagataaagCAAAAGACACTGCGGCAGCTTAGGAGGCGGCAGACGGAGTCggggggtcggaggaggcgccagcgtcagTCGTCGGGGCGGTTGGCCGGCTAGTCTcagcttgatcgcctccggcagtAGTCGgatcggtcgcacgcggctcgttgctggaggcgcggtcgggctgaggctggccgtctgctccatcttctggtgcctccgcctcgccctcaccctccgcctcgtcctcctcctcgacgctggagccgatcacctccgccgagtcttcgtcatagtctgggttcatcccaaaccactccggcgggacctcctcgccgtcttcagaccgctcggggacgaagatgctcgTGTCGGTGTACTCGGTGATCGCCGCAGcgcgcttgacgagggcgtcttccgcagccgccagctccgactgggcctccgaccgaagcgtggccaaccggtgtagatccagccccgggtaccacgccttgacgaactccaaggcccggcgcgctccagcccgggccgaagagcccttccagacCTCGAGGCGACCAACCGCGACCTCCAAccagttggccgtcaggctgggggtgcgcggagcctgcatatccggccaaaggGCGGAGATCGCCTGGGCGCCGACGCGTTGAAgtcggcgcagcatccggtgagccggacGGAGGCGAGCCTCGATACTCAAGATGTGCTCATCAAGAGTTTGGGGGGCATTGACGGCGATttctgcgccctccgccctccgacttgcacgatcggcctcgatggcttggatagcggcctgagactgcccagggaagaagtctgcaaaagACACGAAGAAACAAAAAAGCGAGTCAAAAACCAAGAGTCGGCACGACCTAGGTCGGCGgctcaaagaaagaaaacaaagagactcaccatcaacgatgtcttcgaTCTCGTGGAAGTCGGAGGacagcatcgcctccttgtcagaccaggaagAGCACTCGCTCGCGAACTCTGCCAGGAGGGCGGcctccgtctcctccgcctccctctgcgacttcGCGAGCAGCcccttctgctctgccaactgagcggtcagcagatcgcgctccgcggcgagcttgctgcactcctcccctttggcgagcagggcggagttggcttcgctcagctgctgttgaagagcagcatTGGCCCCTGAAGGAAAGAAAGAAGGACAGCCGTCGTCAATAAAGTAGgttgccggggagatccggcccgactgctcagcagtcggcccaaatctcggggactacagcccgcgggtgcgctagcgcgcccccgcagagaagagaaaaaggaggaggacttactccggctctccgccaagtcagcggtccgcttgcccaactcttcaacattacggttgaaggtggtgacgcggaggttgtggtagtcctgcaAACAAGCGTTTCAGAaaaagttagtacccagaagttcatcaaattggagttccgggccgcctgctcagcagccgacccaaaactcggggactacacccagtgggtgcgctggcgcgcccccatagAGAGAAACAAGAAAAAACAAAGACCCAAAGAAAagacatacccggacggctgcccgcgacgccaggaacgccttggtgcagctctcgagggcgtcgccctcagcgcggagctttgcctggacgtccaggagcgcccggttcagcggccctgtgccgcctccctGCACCCACCCAACAGGTGCGCTGGCTGCTTCTTCGGTCGACagcaccggagggtccgctgggTGCTCGCCTTGCAcgccttcagacggcggcggaggcggcggcgggacgTTCGCGCCCGGAGTAGAGGactcgccgccttccctctcctcgacgaggttctccccgccggctccttcagtctgccccgtgaactccggcggtggcggcgcagagttcagcggggtaaCAAGCAAGGCTTCCTGGCGgtgtgcggcttcctcagcccgCTGCTTtgccgcggcggcggcttcggcctccgctagttttttcttggcggaggactccgccctgtcggcctccgccttctccaggcgaagggcttcttcttcattgcgcttctcctgcgcgttccgctccgttgcctcccggaggtcggcagcggggtctatccgccgagtggtggcgggcgtctccgcggaccccatgacggaggcggcagcgacccgctcaagagagaggggggccCTGAAGAAAGAAGGGcgagcagagactcagacaaagcACGAAGAAAGAACGaactttgaagacagaatacttacgcagagaccaagggcggcttcttcacttccttatggaagcggatggccttcgcggccgcctcgtcccgccgggtcgccgcagccgagcccttgggcttcttcggctgGCTGCCGAACAAAGTCGGCGCAGCCCGGTGCTTCTTCCCTCCGCTTGGAGCGCCCaacgcggcagaagagcccgcgcggctggctggctcctggccgatggcgaggggcgactcCGTCCTCGACGCCGTCTTCAGGCCAGTCGGCAAAGGTGGCCgagggcctgaagtcgcctgtcacccctcctcctccttcggcgtcgtcttccagagccgccgcccccagatcggggtcgtcaacgtcgctctccgcccggtcggcggcgaactcacgggccggccccgaggtgccggctggtgggtgaagaaggggattctaaccaaaaaGCAGACTGATTAGAACAAgactcggcaagaagaagacaatctgaagaaaagaaaggcgactcaccacgggcggggggttggcgcgagagtatggctccttgccgaatcgcctGTCCTCCGGaagcctgctgtccgagaggtagttcaccatcagggccacctcttcgtgaggcatgtccttggtgcacatccgactcgggtcgcggcccccgctcatctggcatatcaggtgagggcggccttggagtgggagaactcggcgcgagacgaaggcggccagcaggtccgggccagtcagaccctccgactgcgtcagcactcagagtcgcgtgatggcgccggctcctgcatgcgtcagcgacctggcccggtacgaccagttgggcagcctgtcagccggcgggccggcttcggaAGCCGACAGATTAACCCAGTCGCCCCACGTGGCGacgttcctgacgtagaagtaggaccgctgccacatcttcaccgacttcagCAGCGCGATGGAGGGGAAGTGGTTGTCGGCTCCTGTCCTTCGCACGGCAATGAAGGCGctgcactgagccggcacgcccgcggcctgggtgccgagcttggagaagaagaactccccctagagctcgagggtggggaggactcctaGGAAGCCCTCGCAAagagccacgaaggcggacagcagcaccactgtgttgggggtgaggtggtgcggctggagtccGTAAAACACCATGAACGACCGGAGGAAGCTGCTTGCCGGCAGCCGCAGCcggcgcaggcagtgcgagcggaagatgacccgctcgccctcccgcggggcgggggaaatctccccccccccggcgcaaggcgcacctgcacgcgatcctcgccAGGAAGACGacgggtccggcggaggaactcgatatGGTCTTCGTGGACCTcagagccgtcccaggtgccagAGCGCACCGGGGGAGGCATAGCAGCAGAGGAAGAGCTCATCGTCACGAGCGGTCACCACAGCGTGTgccggagcttgggcgtgcgGCAGAGCGAGcaagagagagaagagaaaggAAGCAGGAGAGCGAAGGAGCTGCGCGAAGGAAGAAAGCAAGGGGCAGtaggaaggaggggcgcgcgtgctcccctcttccccctacttatagccctcggggctgcgaagccgagggggcgggcGTGGGGATTTACTGTGCCCACAACCCCATGCCCCCCACGATCCCTgcaaagttactgcgcgcagtaactccacaGGAATCCTAACTGTCCACCGGGGccacagcggatccgctcgggcgccgaggcgcggtagtggcggtcCCCGCCTACGGtcctgtcccgtcgcgcgcgtgggctgGTAGGACGGCCTGGCCACGTGCCCTTGTGTGACAGGCCCGGAACAGGCGGCTTTCTCTGGAAGCTTAGCTAGCCCGCCACTTGaaatcccgccgcgacgttcgaacTGCTGAACGAGTCGGAATTAAGTGAGTCCGAGTTGGGCGAGTCCGATTCCTTCTAGTCAGCCCGGCGGAAGTCAATCAAGATCATGCGTTGCACCCAGAAAgggaaactgctgaggcttctcagccgatcgtccgcggcgcctcaccagcttcggggactattgtcggagtaatgggccacgggtaggccaacccgagccccacgatctttcaagacatcggggcaggctgcgcccctcaagatcatagggcgaagagccgcctcctggggagtctacggcaagacggccgactgccctctcacggccgagtcccagggacgacttccagagaagccggctttggggagtcggccggcgactccaacaaaccgtgacctcatcgagggggacggggcaggggcctggctacaatgaagcccactccccgccccttaccaagggcaggcacggctacagcgcgccgtacttgggaagatctccccgcggcgtgacactgttgcccagccggccctgacatcagcaccactgtacctagtcctgcgcccacgacggcttgtctgtacggcctgaaggcagcagggcccaccagccagcgagacctcgggagacggtgGGAGCATCGCCAGTCGGACCCAACGGGAGTCGGCctgggggagtcggccgagccctcccccgggcccatacgccattaatcaagaagagatgaggagtggccacagtgatcgcctgccaggcggcggggctgttgccacgaccccatgaccaagcttgcatcatcgggagcacggctacagtaatcagcagccggcaagacccgccagcggcggacgcggcctgccggctccgtaccagaccagtcggcgggtcCCACctgtcggcgggccccagcagtcgatggagaagtcggaggtcagagacactgacggctaggcccgcgcccagtcacattaccattgtacccctgggggggtaggcctatataaacccccagggcacccatgcaaagggttggatcccagtagttctatatctcaccagatagagggagagagttagccttgccctctcctaccaccatacacagctcaaggagcaaccgtgtaaacacttgaccatagtgatcatgcggagaccccgcagagcagcagtaggggtattatctccccggagagccccgaagctgggtaagatccgccggcttgcatgtcttcgcctcatcccgtttccaggcaccggcgacgttctactcgcccccatcatgataagccatccattggcatatgtcgcaccaagcCCCCGACAGTTTGCAGGAGACGAAGCCGGCCAAGGTTGACAATGATGCGTGGGAGGATATGCAAGTGCAGGCGGCCGCTACCATATGGCTTTGTCTTGCggatcaggtcatgtatcatgtcaTGGACGAAGATTCTCCTAAGGGAATTTGGGACAAGTTGGCAAATCGTTATATGTCCAAGCCAGCGACCAATAAGTTATATTTGAAGCAAAAGTTCTATGGGCTGAAGATGCAGGAGGGGTCGGATCTTGTGGAGCATGTGAATGCCTTTAATCAGTTGGTCACGGATCTAGCGCGTCTGGATGTGAAGATTGAGGACGAGGATAAGGCACTACTTCTTCTTGTTTCGTTGCCACCGTCCTATGAGCATTTGGTCCATTGACACATGGAAAGACAACCGTCAATAATGAGGAAGTCACTACATCGTTGCTTGGACATGAGTTGAGGAAGCAAAAGAATGCTGCAGAGGAGAGTACTCATGGTTTGGGGTTGGCAGTTAAAGGTTATCAGCTCAGGAAGGGACAAGAggcgaagaaaaaaaagaaaaaggtgCAGTGCTACAGGTGCAAGGATTGGGGACATATAAAGAGGGAATGCCCAGAACTGAAGGGTGGGGCAAGTGCTAATGCGGCTACTCGTGGTGATGACTCGGACAACAGTAGTGATGTTCTCGTAGTATCAAACATGCGGTCAACAAAAACTGAAGCGTGGATGTTGGATTCAGCTTGCTCTTTTCATGCGACGCCCAACAGGGAGTGGTTCTCTTCGTACAAGTCTGGTGAGTTTAGTTTAGCCTATGTGGGCGATGATACAGGTTATCGTGTTGCTGGAGTAGGTGACATCAAAATCAAGATGTTTGACGGAGTTGAGCGGATGCTTCGAAGAGTCAGGCATGTGCCAGGGCTAAGGAGGAATCTAATTTCGCTTGGTGTTCTTCATGATGGTGGTATGGAATTCCGTTGTGATCGGGATACGAAGACCATGGAAATCATGGAAGATGGGGTGACTGTGATGATAGGAGAGAGGACGGCTTCACATCTTTACAAGTTGCAAGGGAGCACTATTGCAGGTGGAGCCATGGGGAGTAAAACTGCAAGAGTAGCAGTGGAGTCTCACGGTGGCGGCGGGTCTAACCCGTCGGGTAGCTCTCAGTAAGCTACAAAGGAGACAACCCAAGTCTGGAGTACATGGAGGTTCGAGCATGTACGACTTCTAAGTGGTGGAGAATATTcaccaaggtggagtttgttataTTTGTGTCGAATATTATGTACGCAAGGGGTTACATGGACTTGGAGTTGTAATTGGTGTGGTTAGGTACGAGTTGTGTAGGAGtcggacacttgtatcctagtcTTCTTATATACGGATGGGCACCACATGTTGTAACCCATGACGACTTGATAGCAACAGGTACGCGGGGGAGCCAACGGCTTGTGTCAGTGCCCAGACGGCCGGTGTTGCGATATCTTGGAAAGGAGTGCCTATAATCATGCCCTACGGATGTAGCCATATTGATAAACCTCGTTAACAAATATCGTGCCTCGATGTGTCGCCTATAATCTTGCATTAGCGTTTTATTCTAACACAGGACACCATCAGCTGGCGCTCCTCAGGTCGTCTCCGTCTTTGGCCACGTGCAAAGGGAAATCGAGGGTCGACTGAAAAAAATGGCGACTGATATTGTTTTAAGCATTTGCACAGCGACTCCTCACGCGGCATGTTATACACAAGATCAAAATAGAAAAAATAAACATACTCAAAATATTGGAGTGAGAAGAAAATGATTTTCACGAGGAGGAAATATTACCAGGCACCGTATAGCACATGTTCCTGATTTAGGTGCTATTTTCTTCGTTCTAAAATATAAAAGCGCTTTTGACACTGGAGTTAGTAATATTTTATACTActtccgtcccataatataaaatGTTTTTTGATACTAATGTAGTGTCAAAAAAGtgtcttatattatgggacggaggaagTACATGTGATAAAGCAAACATAGGAAAAAAATCgtaaagagaagaaaaaaaatctaAACCCGAGGAACACCGGCAAACTGGACGAACCAAGCATCGGCCTATAAAAACGCCACACCGCGCTCCCCTGGAAAAGCAGAGCATTCTCACGCCAACTCCGTCCGTCCGCGCCATCAACCCACCAAAAGCAGAGCACCCCTCAGCCGGCGAAAAGGGAGCGATGGCCAAATGCGGCAAGATCCAGAGCATCGTCCGCCTCCAGCAGACTCTGCGGCGGTGGCGgtcccgggccgcggcggcgccgACGGCTCCGGTGCCGGCGGGGCACGTGGCAGTGTGCGTGGGCGGCGCATCGCAGCGGTTCGTGGTGCGCGCGGTGCTCCTCAACCACCCCGTGTTCCGGGAGCTGCTCCGGCAGTCGGAGGAGGAGTACGGCTTCCCGTCCACCCCCGGCCCCGTCGCGCTCCCCTGCTGCGACGAGGACCGCTTCCTCGACGTCCTCCGCCGCGTGTCCTCCGAGGACCGCCTCCTCCGCTCGTTCTGCTGCCGCGTGCCGGTCGTCACCAGCCGCGACGTCGCGGCACGGCCGCTGCTGCAGGGGATGGCGGTGGAGAAGCTCGTGTGGTGACTGGTGACCACTCGAGAACATCTCGCGTGCCTGCCGCTGCCGAGAAGACCGACTGGTCGATCCTGCTTACGCAGCAAGCGATGACACATCGGTGCTCCCATGCCCGGCGTAAGCGTAACGGCGGTGCTCCACAACCGTGAACGGGCGACGGCGCCGCGGGTGTGCAAGTGAGGTTGCGTTGCGTGGCGTCTGCGCCACCGCCTTGCAGGCGGCCCCGGCAACGGAGCGAGCAGCTGCCGCCGCGGATTCGGCGCCGACGAACTTGCGGGCGCCGCGGGGTTCAGGAACGGCCTCCGCAGAGGCGCCTCCTGGCGGGCTGGCGCGCCGCGCGGCGGAAGATGTCGCCGGCAAGCGCTGCATGGTCCTTCCGTCATGCACCGCTGCATGTGCTATCGTGGAACCCGTGGGACCCACCTCTATTTGCTTTTTGAACCAACGATCCCGGATCATTAGCACGCGAGTAATGGCAGTACGAATATGTTTCAGACGTCATCACTCCACTAATTGATCGAAGAAGGCGACAATTTTTGTTTACTCCTTGCCGACGCACAGCAGTAAATTACTAAAGATTGATTGATTTGTCttgttgtactccctccgtttttatttactctgcatattagagttAACTGAAGTTaaacttcgtaaagtttgaccaagtttatagaaaacaatatagacatttatcataataaatctatacgatgtgaaagtacatttaataataaatctaatgttgttgatttattattgtatatcttaatattttttatataaacttggtcaaagtttgtaaagcttgactttgaccaaagctaatatgcgaactaaataaaaacggagggagtacatgtaaTCGGTCTtcgtttgtgatcattcatgcgttcatcatgttgatgTGTCGCAACTTGTCTTGGCTGTTCACCATTAATCTCTTTTTGCGAGAATTAATCATATTTTATATATAAAGAGAGCTCTTTCCTCGATTTCTATCATTAGAAACCACTTATATTCTCCGAAAAGTAAATATTAGGTCTAGCTTTGTAAGATCGAGACGTTGGTTTCGTATATAAAATCAAAAGTGTGTTCTCACTTTAACAAAACCTTGCATTATTACTTTcagtgcaattcaaaagcttgTGCCGATATTGTGTCAGGTGAGCAACACATGCAAATACTAAATTCACTACACTATCAAAACCTTGAAGATACGCAAACCAGGCATAACTCAGTCGATTATGTTCCTTGCTGTCCTAGACTTGGTGTGGACGCTTGCATTTTTATAGTTTTATTTCAGGATTTAACGACTTTTTTTTCATGGGAAGCGCATTGTCTCCATCGGCCGGTACAATCTCTCAGAGTGCCTAATATTGATAGATTGTGCATCTGGGTCTTTGTGTTGTGTTTTTAAGAGAGAAAAAACATTCAAAAAATACACTAGTGCGGTACACTAATAACTGCATTAAGTATGACAAATCCTTAATTCAAAACACTTGCTATCTGGTAGCTGCCCTTTTGGTGCATTACAGTCGACTTGCCTTTTCAAAACTCTTGACCTCAGCAAAGCGTAGGGTCGCACATGCGCGATTCTCCTCGGCGGGGGCGACGATGGTGGCGTCCCTTGACTCATCGACTGTTCCTACCCAACTTCTACTCGCAGTGCATGTGCGCAAAGATCGCGTGCGTCTAGTGCAATACAGTATACCGATAGTATACTGTATGTACATTCGTATGCACGCATTGGCATCGGTCCTTCCCGGTGCCTAGTTGTTGTACTAGTCATTGCACTCCTTCACTTGCCGCGCAAAGACACGCTGGTCTTGCCGGGTTTTGGGTGGCGGCCCCCCGATGATGGTTTTGTAAAAATCACAACCGATGGCGCTCTCAATCCGGCGGACGGTAGAGAAGGAGCGGGAGGTATTGCTCGTTCTCCTACGGCTCTACTTGGTGCCTGGTGCAAGCCATATGTAGGGATCTCCGATCCTTTGATCATGGAAGGACTATCTCTGCGAGATGGGGTTCGGTTCGCATCTCTTCGGGGATTCTCGCAGGTGATAATGAAAGTTGACTGCTTGGAGTTGATGACACTCTGGagcactcgccacaattctcgttCGATTGTGGCTTCTTTATTTTTAGAGATTGGAGAGCTTAGTCTTCGTTTTCCCTCTTTTGCTATTCTTCATGTAAACAGGCCAGCTAACCTTTCGGCTCACTTGTGTGCTAAGCGTGTTTGCACACTTAATGTGGCCGATAGTTGCTTGACGAGACTCATAGCTTCTTGGTGTCTAGCCTTCTGGCTGATTGTTCTAAGAATGCGTTTACTAAATAAAGCTCTCTGAATTTCTTCGCAAAAAAAATAGTTGTTGTACTAGCCGTGACTGTCAAGGACAAGCACTGCTCCTTGCTCTTTCTCATGACTGGTGCCGCCCCGTGCACTGTCACCATGCGCATCTTCTTCCTCCGGATCAGATTGCCCAAGTttctagctagctagctagatCAATACgtatatgtatgtatgtacgTAGCGTACATAGGTCGTCTGAAAACGAGAGCGCTACAGTATCAACTGCCTTGCTTGTAGTAACCGTGAGTCCGTGACAATCAAGTACTGCTGCTGTCTTGTGATGATTAGCGCGTCACTCACAAACCCATGTTTTTTTTTGTGAAACAAACCCATGTTCTTCGGACTACACTGCCCAAGCTTCTAGCTGCTCGAACGTTgcaacatgcatgcatgtatgcTACCGAGCTCATCTGAAAGTGAAGGTGGTAGGGTATCATCAAACTGCCTTTCAAGTCGTATGCAAATTTTTATCATTATTTTTGCGATGAAAGTCGTATTCAAATGTAGCTGTAGCTGTACTATATGGTTGTGTTGCAGAGCCACCCACATGCAACACCAGCACGACAAGCATGGGCATGCATGTATTGCATGGAGTCATCATTTGCACTTACTCACGGGCCACCCACTACGTGCGTAAGCTGAttaattatgtaaacaaatgacgATGATCTCAACTGCGCAATTGCCGTCGCTACTTGACACGTAAAGCATCTAGGTGACGCACAATAAGCTCTA includes:
- the LOC125527011 gene encoding auxin-responsive protein SAUR23-like, with the protein product MAKCGKIQSIVRLQQTLRRWRSRAAAAPTAPVPAGHVAVCVGGASQRFVVRAVLLNHPVFRELLRQSEEEYGFPSTPGPVALPCCDEDRFLDVLRRVSSEDRLLRSFCCRVPVVTSRDVAARPLLQGMAVEKLVW